TTCCGAGAGTATCGAGACAAAGACTGCCTTAATGAGTGAAACCCTGTCTCGATTCAGAGAATATCGGGACACGAACTGCTTCAATGAGTGGCATCCTGTCTCGATACTATTAGAATCAAGAACTGCCGTAATGACAGCTGCTAAGCTAATGTGCTTTTTTATTTTTTAGCTCTAAAAGTATAGGTGCAATATTTAGTAAGATAGAAACAATTGTTAAAAACCATAATACCATTTCCATAGTAGGTACAACATCCAATAAAGCAGACCAATCCTCAGCTTTTACCCAATTAGATACAAGGCTATGCTCCGCACAGAGTGTTAATGCTGTAAATGATAATCCCATTGCCATCGCAAGCTTATAATCTTTTCCTGTTTGATACAGATAAAGATTTATAAAAGTTGCTACTATGGCAATAATTCCTAATATTAACCACATTATAATGCCTCCATTAAAAGAATCAGTTTTAAACATGCTTGAAATCTGGCCTTTTAAACAAAAAAGCAGCTATCCTTAATTAAGAACAGCACATTGATTGTGAAAGATGGTTATGATTTTAAAGCACCCGTTAAAATTATTTATTGTTTGATGTAACTATTTTTTGTGACAGAAAGTAAGCCAAAGTTGCAACTAATATAGTTCCTAAAAATGGAATGATTGAAGTCTCTCCAAACGCAACCTCTTGACTCATATTGTTGTTAATTGAAGAAAAATTTGGAGAATAAAGAGCTGTCAGGAGCAAACCTGACAAAATCTGAAATACTATGTACAGCAAAATGAAATTTAAAATAAAGACAACATATTTTTTCAACCTTAACACTCCCTTTTATTTATCTACGAAACAATATTGAAAAAGTTTCACAATATTGCTGTGGAAGTCCTCAGCTTTACCCCTGGAGTCATTTGGTTTTTCAATAGCTTATGAACAACACAAAATTGCTTCCCTACACAATTTTAATAATTAAATACGATTACCACTCCTAAAAGTTTCGTTATTAAGTGATCCTGCTTCGTTCATTTAAAGGTCAAGGAAGATATTAAAGAAAAAAAGTTAATTACATATCTTTTTATAAAAAATAAGCGTTGCGTTATCGTTTAACTTCTTGGTTATTCCAGTTTTTTTATAGCCAATTTTTTCATACAAATAACAATTTCTTTCTTCCTCTAATAATGTGGCTAATTCCCAAGAAGTTGCTTGGGGGAACATTCCTTCAATTAGTTGTATTGCCTTCTGTGCAATTCCTTTTCCTTGATAAGTAGGTAGAATAAACATTGAAATTTAATCCAAAACTTTGTTTCCTCATTGGTAAAAATGCAAATAGCACCTACAATTTTATTATCAGCTACGATCTTATAAAAACCACCATCAGGTCTATTAATTCTTGATACTACTTTTTCAATATTTTCATTTGCAGGATTAGTTTCATAATCTTTATACTTATCCAATAATGGCATAAAGGCCTCAATTTGAATATCAAAAATTTCTTTGGCGTTATTGGCAGTTGCTTTTTCTAATATAACTTTCATTACCACACCAGCTCTCTGAATTTTAACTATTAAATAATATTCAACACTTAACTAAAATTCACCTTTTAAGGAATACCTTAACCAATGAAAAAAAGCACTCCTTATTCAAGGACCGTGCCCAATTGTGATGACCGTTTTTCAGATAAAGCTACCCGTTCATTTAAGTGTACCACTTCACAAAGTTACATCGATTTTAACATTTATACATTAAAACCCTTCTTACGTTTTATATCTAAAGAGTACCTCCTAAAACAGAAGGTACTCTTTAACACACGTATCATTGAACTCATTGTTATTCTTTTCCGCTAATCTGTAAAATGTTTAACCCCTCTGAAACCTCGGGTGCTTCAAAAAACCTTGTAACATGAATAAACACCTCTTCCGTGTCAAAAGCTGCTCTTTCGGGTTGTTCGTTACGCCTTTGTTCAATTTGACGTAAGCATTGCTCGTTATTAAGATTAAGGAAAAGTAGTTGATGGCTTGCATTGACTCCCGACGCTATATCCAAAAACCACTTTCGCAGCTTTTGAGTGTTAGCTGGGAAATCCATCACTACATCTGTACCGACACTTAATATATTTTGGACATGCTTTTTCACCAACGGCTTGAGCTGTGCAGAAAATTTTAGATAGTCATCAAATGATGTGATCTGATTGGGATAAAGAAATGAAAGCCATTCATCCTCAGACAACAGTACAGCATGTTTATCTTTCGCCAGTTGTTTTGATTTAGTTGATTTTCCAGCTCCCATTTTTCCACAGAAAAAATATAGCGTCCCCAATTGTCTCATATTTTTAAACCCCCGCGCTTTTTTGGTTTAACTTTTTAC
This Metabacillus endolithicus DNA region includes the following protein-coding sequences:
- a CDS encoding AAA family ATPase, whose amino-acid sequence is MRQLGTLYFFCGKMGAGKSTKSKQLAKDKHAVLLSEDEWLSFLYPNQITSFDDYLKFSAQLKPLVKKHVQNILSVGTDVVMDFPANTQKLRKWFLDIASGVNASHQLLFLNLNNEQCLRQIEQRRNEQPERAAFDTEEVFIHVTRFFEAPEVSEGLNILQISGKE